A window from Hevea brasiliensis isolate MT/VB/25A 57/8 unplaced genomic scaffold, ASM3005281v1 Scaf32, whole genome shotgun sequence encodes these proteins:
- the LOC110662913 gene encoding LOW QUALITY PROTEIN: disease resistance protein RPV1 (The sequence of the model RefSeq protein was modified relative to this genomic sequence to represent the inferred CDS: substituted 1 base at 1 genomic stop codon): protein MTFTSPLAFSFKTTYDVFLSFRGPETRPNFTSHLYTALCRKNITTFIDDVLERGEEISLTLMKAIEESKISIVIFSENYASSRWCLNELVKIIDCKKTMGRKVLPIFYHVDPSHIRNQTGKFGEAFGKVKEKQSLDVVEEWSTALTEAANLSGWDSSNYRTESKLIHKVVNQIEKTLYPVSYSACNDFVGIDVHINEILSLLCIEMADVRFIGIWGMGGIGKTTIAEALFSXISNQFDACYFLSNVREDAEKHTLLHLQKTLISQLVEDEDLSIQMLDVLPTIALCKLRRKKVFIVLDDVNDSEQLEASAGDHGWFGLGSRVIVTSRDKEVLVGVDHIYKVEELTYRHSLQLLSVKAFKQEHPPERFMELAQRVYAKGVPLALKVLGSHLCKRSPKQWDSVLKKLKKNPQSRIHNILKISYDSLEPTEKAIFLDIACFFKGHDKDCVEEILDGCDLAPSLGIIRLVEKCLVVFVENKLEMHDLIQEMGQHIARHKGSRLWKFPEFCDMVATKKVNKAVEGIFLDTSKIGKTRLNPETFSRMPNLRLLKFFRAQYCSNKKDSGFILESAKRNCLQHLPNKLGLLHWEEYPYRSMPSYFFMENLVLLNLEDSKVERLWNGDKCPQKLKYLYLRGSKKLARLPNLRSAANLEQICLMGCERLREIPSSIRFLHKLDYLNLYGCKKLRSLPSLFQLKNLRYLSLSLCINLKQISEIPSVIEQLDLIECGMEEWSTDIQSLDNLEYLPISMCKNLRSLPSTLHFNWVEELDLSGCSNLNKLPNVTGHLKKLVLEETPIEELPSTIGCLPSLVDLQLGKCYKLESLPDSICELKCLERLLLWGCSKLDRLPPLYGLCSLTDLYLDGTAVSEIPSDIVSLSSLRLLSLNSCKRLQNLPELPEQTRVLQAFGCASLQTAKSPLSFAHVQTPNEWRWGNKYLFNYCNCLNLDHETLGSIMANARLRIEEMAIASHMSVLPELSDGFLVGFPRSEVPEWFSYENLGSSMAFVLPPCCI from the exons ATGACTTTCACTTCACCTTTAGCCTTCTCCTTTAAAACGACCTACGATGTTTTCCTTAGTTTTAGAGGACCTGAAACTCGTCCCAATTTTACTAGTCATCTTTATACTGCTCTGTGCCGAAAAAATATTACAACATTCATAGATGATGTTCTTGAGAGAGGAGAAGAGATCTCGCTAACGCTTATGAAAGCGATTGAAGAATCTAAGATTTCTATAGTAATTTTCTCAGAAAATTATGCGTCCTCCCGGTGGTGCCTAAATGAATTGGTGAAAATTATTGACTGCAAGAAAACAATGGGACGAAAGGTTTTACCCATTTTCTACCATGTAGATCCTTCTCATATTAGAAATCAAACTGGAAAATTTGGAGAAGCATTTGGGAAAGTTAAAGAAAAGCAGAGCTTAGACGTTGTGGAAGAGTGGAGCACTGCTTTGACGGAAGCAGCCAATCTATCTGGGTGGGATTCCAGCAACTACAG GACTGAATCGAAATTAATTCATAAAGTTGTCAACCAAATCGAGAAGACACTGTATCCTGTCTCCTATAGCGCTTGTAATGATTTTGTTGGGATTGATGTTCATATCAACGAAATTCTATCATTACTATGTATTGAGATGGCAGATGTACGTTTTATTGGAATTTGGGGAATGGGCGGCATAGGAAAGACAACCATTGCTGAAGCTCTTTTTAGTTAAATTTCTAATCAATTTGATGCTTGCTACTTTCTAAGCAACGTTAGAGAAGATGCAGAAAAGCATACATTACTGCATTTACAAAAAACTCTTATTTCTCAACTTGTAGAGGATGAAGATTTGAGCATACAAATGCTTGATGTACTTCCCACTATCGCTCTGTGTAAACTTAGAAGAAAGAAGGTTTTCATTGTTCTCGATGATGTTAATGATTCAGAGCAATTAGAGGCTTCAGCCGGAGATCATGGTTGGTTTGGTTTAGGAAGTAGAGTCATAGTAACAAGCAGAGACAAAGAAGTACTTGTTGGAGTTGATCACATATATAAGGTTGAGGAATTAACATATCGTCATTCTCTTCAGTTATTGAGTGTGAAAGCCTTTAAACAAGAGCATCCTCCCGAGCGGTTTATGGAGTTGGCACAAAGGGTG tATGCTAAAGGTGTTCCATTAGCCCTTAAAGTTTTGGGTTCACATCTATGCAAAAGATCTCCCAAGCAATGGGACAGTGTATTGAAAAAGCTAAAAAAGAATCCACAATCCAGGattcataatatattaaaaataagttATGATTCGCTAGAACCAACAGAAAAGGCCATATTTCTTGATATTGCTTGCTTTTTCAAAGGCCATGACAAAGATTGTGTAGAAGAAATACTAGACGGATGTGATCTTGCTCCAAGTTTGGGAATAATTCGTTTAGTGGAAAAGTGCCTCGTAGTTTTTGTGGAAAATAAGTTAGAGATGCATGATTTAATACAAGAAATGGGTCAACACATTGCTCGGCATAAAGGTAGTAGATTGTGGAAATTTCCAGAATTTTGTGATATGGTGGCAACTAAGAAG GTGAACAAAGCAGTGGAAGGCATATTCTTGGATACATCTAAAATTGGAAAGACACGGTTGAATCCTGAAACCTTCTCACGGATGCCTAACTTAAGATTACTCAAATTTTTTAGGGCTCAATATTGTTCAAATAAAAAAGACTCTGGCTTCATACTTGAATCTGCTAAAAGGAATTGTCTGCAGCATCTTCCCAACAAGTTGGGTTTACTACATTGGGAGGAATATCCTTACAGGTCTATGCCTTCATATTTTTTCATGGAGAATCTTGTTTTACTCAATTTGGAAGACAGCAAGGTTGAACGACTTTGGAATGGAGATAAG TgtcctcaaaagttaaaatatctctACCTTCGTGGATCCAAGAAACTAGCCAGACTCCCAAATCTCCGTTCGGCTGCAAACTTAGAGCAGATATGTCTTATGGGGTGTGAGAGATTGCGTGAGATTCCCTCTTCAATTCGCTTTCTCCACAAACTTGATTATCTTAACCTTTATGGGTGCAAAAAGCTAAGGAGTCTTCCAAGTCTCTTTCAGTTGAAAAATCTGCGGTATCTTTCTCTGTCCCTCTGCATAAATTTGAAGCAAATTTCAGAAATTCCGAGTGTTATTGAACAGTTAGATCTAATAGAATGTGGAATGGAAGAATGGTCCACAGATATTCAATCTCTAGACAATCTTGAATACCTTCCTATTTCGATGTGCAAAAACCTTAGAAGCCTTCCAAGCACTTTACATTTCAATTGGGTTGAGGAACTTGATCTCTCTGGATGCTCAAATCTAAACAAGCTCCCTAATGTTACTGGACATCTGAAAAAATTGGTGTTAGAAGAGACTCCAATTGAAGAATTACCCTCAACTATCGGGTGTCTCCCTTCACTTGTTGATTTGCAATTGGGGAAATGCTATAAGCTAGAGAGTCTCCCAGACAGCATTTGTGAGTTGAAATGCCTTGAAAGGCTTCTTCTATGGGGCTGCTCAAAACTTGACAGATTGCCTCCTTTATATGGTTTGTGCTCTTTAACAGATTTATATCTAGATGGCACTGCAGTTTCAGAAATCCCCAGTGACATTGTTTCTTTATCATCTCTAAGATTATTGAGTTTAAACAGCTGCAAAAGACTCCAAAATTTACCAGAGCTTCCAGAGCAAACAAGAGTGCTCCAAGCGTTTGGTTGTGCATCGCTACAAACTGCAAAATCACCTTTGTCCTTCGCACACGTACAAACTCCCAATGAATGGCGGTGGGGAAATAAATATCTATTCAATTATTGCAATTGCTTAAATTTGGACCATGAAACACTTGGCAGCATTATGGCAAATGCGCGACTGAGAATTGAAGAAATGGCCATTGCTAGTCATATGTCT GTACTTCCAGAACTTAGTGATGGTTTTCTTGTTGGTTTTCCTCGAAGTGAAGTTCCAGAATGGTTCAGCTATGAAAACCTAGGATCTTCAATGGCTTTTGTGCTCCCTCCCTGCTGCATTTGA